Below is a genomic region from Xiphophorus hellerii strain 12219 chromosome 1, Xiphophorus_hellerii-4.1, whole genome shotgun sequence.
ATTCAAATCTCCCTACTGAATACTCATGCCACTACACAAGAGGTAACTAATATGGGGTGCAACGGATATCTTTGTTTTCCTGAGCACTGGTGCTGCTCCCAATACAAAAACACCCTGGATGAAGAGCCACACCAACTCTGAAACCAGTTGTGCCTGCATGTGACAGCATGAACACATCTATAACGTGCAGTAGGGTGAGTAATGGAGGACCATGGTTGGGGAAACATTGCATTGGAGtacaaactaaagaaaatgttgatgGCTAATACTTCTCATCAGATTTAATCTTATTTGGACCagaaatcacaaaataaaagctgatgtAAGTCAGTGCTCTGACACGTTTCTATGGTATGAATTTGAACTAATTTTAGCAAACCACCTAACTAGAAACTATCTTTAGAGTTGCATGAATAATTTTCTGAAGCAGATTATTCCTAGGAAATTACTCCCCAGTGTAACTGGCATGTACTACATATAGGTCGATTTATCACAAGCAGCTGAGATGATAAAACCaattattttagacatttttaggTTACGAAATTAAAGGTCGATACATAAAACATGGCAACATAAAGCTGACGAGAATAAATAGATGTGTGGGAAAGTGCTGCTCTCCTGCAGGTTGAGGCGTCTGCTGCGTGACCCCGTTAAGTCGtcccactgtttttttttttaatgctgctgtTTATTAAATGGGTATTGTGAGCTAAAAAGTAACCAGCCTTGCTGGTTACGTTCGGTGTTTTATAAGCACAACGGCAATGACGATTCAATCATTCATCGCCCAGATGGGCTAACTGGCTAACAGAAAACCAAACACTTACCTTGACAAATGTTTCAGAATCTGCTTTTTAATAATCCccgccatttctgctgctagtgTCTATGACGAACAACGTCTGTGGCTTTTCTAACCGGACAGGCATACATTAGCTGTCAGTTACTTCCATAATGAACATGGCGATAACTGTGCATCTTGTTAGCGGCTGTTACCTCTTCGCTAAACACTGGACTGTAGCTAAACCCCAGTCTCACGCGCACGCGAGTCCACGTACACGTAGCtcaaatgatggaaaaaaaacaaaacaaaaacatcaacagttACGACACGATGCTGCCATCTCCCGGTTGCGCATTGTAGATGCATTTACCATTCATAAAATGAAACTTGCTTGTGCTGTACAcaagttttgttgtttaaatattattttctgtctgctgagTCTGTTGTGTCATTTTTGACGTCAAATGAATACACAGTGAACACCATTGTTCCTTTTCTAACATGTATATTATCTATTCTCAGTCTCATTTTCATAGCTATtatattgaaaaatataaataggaaaagtgtttgttttgccTAAAATATGCTATTGtttttgcttgtatttttcattttaatattttcagtacCAGAGTTTTATATCTTTACATTGTTGTCCATCTTGCCACatgatttgaaatattaaatcaagCGTCATGTACAGTTACAGTTCTCAGCCTTGTTTAATCAGTGCTGCTAATcttattttaatacaatgttTGGGTACTCTACCTAACCTTGCCAACATGTCATCCAAATATGTTAGAATTTCATCTAAAAGTTAAATTACTTAAATTATTCAGGTCAAAATAcagttatatattttaaacttgtaCTTCTGTTACTTTTAATGCTGATGGCTTctcatcatttcattttttgctAAATCAGGATACTAAACAGATCAACTAATAAAGAATGGtcatttaatgattttaattaaaaaataaatgttccacACAATGAACTGTTTTATGCGTTCTCTTACAGACTATTAAAGACACCTAACTTTGTCAGTTTCCTGGAGGAACCAGTTCTTTATATTCCACATAATACTGAGTGAAAATGTCACaacttacaagtaaaaaaaaaaattgatataaattttaacatgagttaaaaaaaacacctcaaaaTTTAAATCAGCTAACTGTGACttatacaaatattttactcattATTTAATAGTTCATACACTTAAAACtatgattttattaaaaggaATAATAGTTATTACATGTCATTTGTACAGTGAAAATAGTCAACAATGAAGCAgcgctctttttcttttttttctgtattgacTCACTCGCAGGGTTCAGTCATGTGACATGCGCACTCGGCCCTGGTTTGGAGTTTGTTATGACAAGTCGAGGCCTCGGTGTAAATTAGTATCGCAGCCCCCTGTCTCTGCCCCGGGCTTATCCGTCATGGAGGGcatggacctggacctggaccaggAGCTCATGCAGAAATTCAGCTGCATGGGAACAACagacaaagacattttaatatcGGAATTTCAGAGGCTCCTGGGGTTTCAGCTGAATCCCGCCGGATGCGCCTTCTTCTTGGACATGACCAACTGGTGAGCTCGGGGATTCGTTTACGGCCTGCTATGCGCTGGGTGTCGGAGAAAAGATACAGATATGTAGCTAGCTTTCTGCACTGCGTCTCTCGCTATACAAAGgttattaatctaaaaaaaaggaaactgaagaTAAAAGTAATGAAACTAGCTTACTTTAGTTGACAAGGAACATTATTGTTTGGACCTATTACCAGGGACAGTTAACGACGTCGTAGTAACGTAACTAGCTGAGTCAGTGTGTGACTTTTGATTGCCTGTCAGGGACACAGATGGTGGCAGTATTTGCATATCTGTTAAAATACTGACTGCGTTACATTATTCTGGTGTGTAATGAGAATATAATCCAAAACCTCTTTGCTTTTAATTGGATATTCAAAAGATCATAACATCAGGGCATATCTATTGCAAATGCCACCCGAGTAATCCCCTCATTTATTACATAATCTACAAGCGCTCACTCGCTGCTTAGATCGCCTTCAACGCCAGATACTCTGGGTAAAATTTAAACTCCTTCAATATGATTGAGAGCTTAATatcgatttttttttcattgagaaTATCAGGGGAATTATTTTAGTTTGCTGTTTGAATGACTTTGACTTCCGGTGGCttgttttctctatttaataGTGAGCTACGCAGTGCAATGGTGGGAAAacgaaaataaatgtgcttaagAGTGTGACTGACTGTTCTGAAATTCCCCTTAAAACACATACCTGCCTAAATATGGCGTTATGTGAACAAAAGAAGTAAGCTTCATTAAAGCTACATACTTGTTTCAAGTACCTTGCAAAAGTCTTCATAACCTTacaacatttttagattttgtcacTTCACGACCAATACATTTTAAGTTCAAGTTTTGTATTCTGACAGGAGGACAACCTTAAACATAGAGCCAGAGCTAGTTTGGAAGGATTTCAATTCATGTATTTTCATGGTAAATGTTTAGACCATTTGAAATTTTGTGGAAGGTGTTAGTTTAGTTGATTTTAGGAAACTACAATTAGCCTTTTTCAGCagcaattgtttttttctgcccttcaagctttaatttttataattgtttttctttttatttaccttATTAAGGCCTCTGAGTGGCTTAAGCATTTCCTGCTAGACATCAGATGAAAGATAGAGTATGTCCTAGAGAGGCTGCTTAACACTtctaactaattttaaaataaaaaaaatctatgtaaaaAAGGTTTAGTTAACTTAGTTCACTCTTATTTAACTTAAATGTTCTCATTCTGTttaagctgctgctgaaatatAACAGACATATATGTTTTGTTGTGCAGGAATCTGGTCTGATTTCTGTTGCCattcttctctttctttattCTAGGAATTTGCAGGCTGCCATAGGAGCTTACTATGACTTTGAAAGCCCAAACTTCAGTGCACCTTGCATGTCCTTTGTGAAGGATGTGACGATTGGTGAGGGTGAATCCGTTCCACCTGACACACCATTCACAAAAACCTGGAGGATACAGAATACTGGTAAGCCAGCTGGACCATTCATAAAAGTTCTTTTTTACAGAGGTCCCATGCTGTCTTGAAAAGTCtggaaattatgaaaaaataatggtaaaatgttttattttcaaactttattccttttttttaaatctaagaGATAAAAATCTTATGATTctagtttcagattttttttacaaagaaaaatctcacAGAAAACGTTTCATTTTGTTCAATTTATTGGTAATAGTGTATAAATGGTAATATCAAGAACTTTACTAGGCAAATTGGTCCTATGCACATCCAGGAATATATAATTAAAGCAATCTATTATAGTCCAATCATGCAGGGAGATTTAAACTCAATTACATACACTCCTTTTCTAATGGTTATTATGCAGCagagtcaaatttattttataatgccAGCTGGtaaaagttttttaattaaaggaaCAGAAGCTCAGCCAAATGCATCAAGTGACTACTgtctttgcagcaatccctcttCTGAGCAAGCACATGGTGACTGTAGAAAGGAACAGCTCCCCTTTCACAAGATAAAAGCctccaccagaaccagactCTGCATATGTGGCAGTGTTCAAACACCATTATACCAAGAAAAGGAACATTGTGCTAAATTGGAATCCAggtgtttcattgttttgttcttttttggaACCTACAAATAGCAAACCCCAACTAGGTAAATGTTTTGTGCTCAAATGTCTTTAATGTTATGGAAACTGTTGGAAAAAATGCAGACACTTGAATCTGGAAAATTATggatttttgaaatgaaatagtTCTAGAAATCCTTTTTATATTAAAGGGTAAAAATACAACCATGTGAGCTTCTTGTTTGTGTCCGTGCCTTCCAGGTCCAGAGTCATGGCCTCCTGGGGTTTCTCTGAAGTATGTGGGAGGTGATCAGTTTGGCCATGTGAACATGGTGATGGTGCGCTCTCTAGATCCCCAGGAAATGACTGATGTCAGTGTGCAGATGCACAGCCCCGTTTCTCCTGGCATGTACCAGGGTCAGTGGAGAATGTGCACAGCTACAGGACTTTACTATGGAGGTAAGGAGAGCACACTTACACTTCAGCAACCTGCTGTGGATAGCAGCCTCCTGCACCGTTCGTACTGATGACTCTGATATCAGCTAATGAATTATTCTGAAAAACCCACTACATTCAAATAGTGAAAGTCTACAAAAAGACAATTAAACAGAgtataaaacagcatttttacagaAGGAGGAGATTGCTTTGTCTTAATAAAAGGAAGTTATTAAAGCCTTTGTTCAGATCTAGCAACACTCTCCCTGACTGATTAAATCCCAAGTTAACAGCTTTAGCCCTTTTCCCACTTGGCAGTAAAATCTATCTGGAGTAATCAGATCTCAGTGGCCTGCTCGTCATGAAAATTTAACACAAAGCCATGTCACACAGTCAACCgaataacaacaataacaagATGTCAGCAGCTTTACTGGAATTTCTGTAGACTTACAAAGAAATTTAGTTGCTGGAACAATAATGTTACCTTTgcattaacacattttttgttttatgaaagagtttatttatattgtagGGAACACCATTTCATTACATTAGAAACTCACAttcatgtgattattttttaatatttgttgaaCAAAGTAACTTCACGTTTTGGGATTTTATAGAGCTGTAAAGTTAAACCACTTAACTTCACCCCATTAACGCACTCAGTTTCATACACAATGGTATTGTGAACATAAGCCCAGTAAGTGGTGCTCATGGAAAGTTCAGACTCTTGTTAGGTGACTGAGATTGTGCGTTTTTTTATCCGGTTACCACAGCAAATGTAATAAGCTCCAAAATCAATCAAAACAAACCTTACAGCTTGGAACGAAACAGCTTGTAATTCGATCCCTTTCAGCCTATTTATAGAAGAAGAGTTTGTCTTTCGAGGCATGGTAGACTTAAATTTCacaagtgttttatttcaacttaGAAAAGCTTTTACTAACCAGCTTGATGCAACAGTACACACTGGCAATCAAAGTTTCATATTGACAAACcgtaaaatacataaaatttcaCTGCCAGTGTTATTCTGAAATACTGATATTTCCCTCACTTTTAGGAGTTGAAGAGTTGAACTTAGCCATTCATTGAACTGTTCCAAACTGAAGATTCCCATTTTGCCTtaactgtaaacaaccatccacagtcctcctctgtttgaTAATTACCATGTAAATCCTACAATGCATTGTCAGTCTACTCCTTTGTGTAATGATTGAGCACTTAGTGGTCAACATTAGGATCTGCCAGGAATCTGGGcaaattttaaacaaagcaCATCAATAATTGACGCAGTTGCTTTTTCAGACATTGCTTTGACAATGAATGAATGTAAAGCTCCAGTATGTAACTTCATAAACTATTTTTGTGTTGtgcatatttgttcaaactgaaaTGCACCGCTCTCAGTcagaaaacaaccaatcagaaccaggagaaaGGTCAATTATGCTTGTATATATGCTGCTCAATGTACTAATGGCATTGAAACAACTCATCATcacaggaaaacagtttatcGGCCATCCTCGGTGGCCATGGTAACTAACctgtggtgtatttctgcataTGGCCATAAGACCACAGGAAGGAGGCAGTGGAGCTaatgtttttttgcacaaattatctgtttcttattattttgtcacagcacagtgacagttttaacaaatatgtaaaaaaaaacttactgcTTAtcaaagttatatactgcagctttaaatgatGGAGAACTGAGAAAGTATTCAATCtttatacaaaaaatatgtagGGACCCTGTATTAGATTATCTAGTTGAGAAAAACCCATAAGTAGTACACTTTTAATGGATtacaagttcttttttttattcagtgaacTAGATCATAGAGGAtgtcaaaacatatttaataccTACCTACAAACAAGTTTTCTTACTTACGTGAGAagtaaaaaaactgttttttgctTATGAACATGTAGTATAGTTTAGGCTACATGATTTGAAGTTAGTTTGAGTTTCTTCTACATAAAATTAGGAATGATATCAATGCTGTCCATTAATATCTCATCTGCTACTTCAATAAGatattttcaaatcaaacaCAGCTTGgttgtttcacatatttttgaaaGTGAATTCTAACCTTTACCTCTAATACCTTTTACTGAACAACGTCCCAAcaggaggaaacaaaaacagagcttCTGAATAACTACTATGATCAAGCTGTGatataatatttttaagaaagtgttggatttttaatttttttttaatgtagtaaCCGTGTTCCTTTGCCTCGTCAGATGTCATTTGGGTGATTCTGAGCGTAGAAGTCGGAGGCCTCCTCGGAGTCACGCAGCAACTTTCCTCTTTCCAAGCTGAGTTCAACACCCAGCCTCACCGCAGCCTGGAAGGAGACTACAACCCGTTTGCCTCGCCACAGAAGAGCAAGTGCCCCAACAGTAACAACAACCACGTCCACAGTGACAGCAGCAGTAGTGTCACAGAGGAACATTTGCAGGGAAGCCCACACCCGCTGCAGCAAGGCCAGAATGGACTTTCACACGGCTCTGTGGATATAGTAGCAAACCGTCTACAAAGCAGTCTATCAGTAGTTCCGTGTAACCAGGTGAGATATTTTGGAGAGAAGAAAGATTTTTCTTACAACTAAATCAGGAGAAAATAGGCTTTAAAATTGAATCATGTTGCTTTTAGAAGCTGTTTTCAGACTGGTGAGTTCCATAAAACATTTATCTACGACTCCATTATAGTTCAAAAAGCTTTGAAGTAAATTAGTCTTTTATTgaagtacacacacacagaaaaaatcCAACCTGTAATTTAAGTGTATTTCAAGAAATGCACCAGTGGAAGAATAGTTTGTACCTCCTCTGTCAACACATTATACAACCCCCTTTAGCCAATAGGGCTGTGCTCGGTCCTGTCCTGTAATATTTCACAAGGCTGAAGGATACACACTCAGGGATCTTTGACCAACTCTCTTTACACAATCTCTCTAGATCAAGgctgtccaaactttttgtctcCTGGGCCAAAATCAGCTCAAAAATACTCACGGGCTTAAAAAATACcacttttaaaaactaaaaccagaaaaaaattttttttatttttttatgtactcAACAATAAtctaattttgaattttaatgtaaaaaaaaaaaatgttattattatttttttttattttttttttaggagcaGGATTATAAATTCAAAACTTCAAATGCcttttgcttgttttccttATTAAATGAAAGGCATCCAGTTGGCTTATTATTTTGGGCCAGattgaagaaaacaagaaaatatttgtacgttcttaacaataaaaacaagctgtAGGTCATTTGTAAACACTTGCTGTATTTAGCTAAGTTTTAATACAGCAATTAAAAGCAGATGTGGCTGCACCAAGGTGTAGAaagcttgattttatttttttatttttttactgtaagCATAAGGTTAAGCACTTCTCTTATAATTTGGTCATAAGTTTTTGATCGTTATGTTGaaattaattgtaaaataaaatctatcagACTTTTATTCAGTATAGATATACATCTAGCCTGGCTGTACTGTAGCAGTACATTTGTAATTAGGTGACAGTTTTGACACCGTTAAGACGATGAACCCACattttttgactcatttttttgcttttcctgcATCTCAGTACTTTCACCTCCCTTTGTGAGCTTTAGCATCTCAGTCACTATATAAACTGTGAGCATTTAGGAGAATGAAAACCTATCTGACCGGCCAAATGAATTATTGGCATGCAGAATTTGCATGAATGTCACTTGAAATATATTATCCTTCCAAGTATTAGGTCTAAACAGTTTGTGATTGTGATTTATCACACAGTAATCTTTCAGTCTTAACAGTATCTTGTGCAGCTCTAGCATTTAGGTAGCACCTAATGGTTGTTTTGGAGACTTGGTGAACCACAGGTGACAATCTATGCATCAGTTTTCCAGCACAGAGCTTCTGcatatttgtttcttctttacttTCTTTACCACCGTGCCTGCTCTGCATGGTGACCACTTCCTTTGTGAAAGCAGCCCAAGTTCTGTCCTATTTCAGAAGGTGGTTTTACAAATCATTGACAGCAAGGGATAGCAATAATCTTGCCACTGAGAAtgttatagtttgtttttttttcctcacaaaatCAAACACCGAATTTAAAGGTTGGATTCTCAGGAGGctttcagtgtgagattatgctacAGCAGCAGAGAAGGATTTACATCTTAAaggctttttgcacatctttgtcagaggtgccaataaatgtactaaatctgaatattttaataaaggaATCAATGCAGCAGCTATGGAATAAAAATGGAATTAAGTATTTGCAGCTTTCTGCTGCACCCATCTCCACTGCTCACTTCTAAAACTCCCTTCGTATTTAAGTTTTGGCTTTATGGTGTGTGAGTTAAAAACATGAGTTCTGTTTCATGTGTTCTACATTTATCTGTTTACaatatctgtgtgtgtttcttttctaaCTCTCTGGTTTTGCACctctgattaattatttttaaattattcccTTCTCTTACAGATACAAGAGCCCTCTCCTTTTGGGCACTCTTAATCATGGGACTTATCACTGTATGGCAGCACTAAGTTGTACCTCTGGAATTTCTCACACCAATAAACCAGGAGGCTTTACTGTGGAGTGTGGAGGTCAAAACACTTTATGCAAAGTCCAATtacacttaaaaacaaacaaacaaacaaaaacgcCGGAGGCCGACGCTCCTGATGTGCAGCTGAACCAACATCCCACTGTATGCACGTGTGAATGCTAAGTTAAAAAATATGAGTGCTATGAGTCTTGAGtgataagcttttttttttccttttacttttaagatttcctttttttttccctagtTGACAAGGATGCACATGGGCAGAGCTGAAAGTAGTGGGTGTTTGAgagcttttttgtgtgtgtgtgaagatgtGCGTGCATTGTGCAACCTGAAAAGAGACTTCAGAGTTAAAGCCATTAATTTTTGCCAACTGATTCTACAGTTTCTGCTTCtcttagtttgttttcttgaaTTTTGGACCCTCTGGCCTATATAGCACTAAGGTTGATTGTAAAGGCTACCCTGAAATGCAGTTTTTGGGTTTTAGATGTCAAGTCAGTTAGTGTAAGATTTTTACTACATGACTCTTGGcatattgacattttttctaCCCTGTCACACTGCATGGAGTGTAAACAgctgaacacattttttgtgcttaGTCAGGTTGGTGGCCATTGCTACTTAGACAAATATAGATTTGGCAAAATTGAGTTGAATCAAGTTCACTCGCATATCCGCGGAATCAATACTGTTAGCAACTTGTATCAAATACAATATCATTATATAAATTTATTGGTGCTTTATCCAGTCATTGTGTGAGTTGGTATTAGGTTTAGTTTAAGTCTTGAAAACTTTCATGTCATTTTCTCCAGAATGGGCCCACCTGCACCATCCACCAAGCTTTAAATTGGTCCTGAAGTCACAAAAGCAGGCACAAAAAAGGAGCATTTTTGCTATTAACAACTCATCTctgaagttgatgtttttttttagagttttcaGGCTAAGTTACTTTTGAATATATCTAATTATGCCTCACAAATGAGGGTTTTCATTTACAAACACAGCATTGTAACTCAATTAGTGCACATCATGCTGTAAGACTTAAAACTCAAGCCATATTGACatcaataaatactttataaagACATTATGTCACATTATACAAAATCAAAGAGTTTGGTTCAGCCTGTATTAGACTTAACATTTAGGTTGAATGTATTTTGTGAATGTAGACAAAAATTACAACGTTGACAATGTTTTCTATTACCCAAAGAACCTGGATTATGTTTGAACTAAACTGGCAGTTTGACTCTGTGTACTTTCTTTCCCTGTCTTTTgtcttacaaaaatgttttggaagcTATGTATTAACATGTACTGAActaattagagatgcaccaataaaTTAGCCACAGATTGTAATTGGCCAATTTTCTGTTGATTGGCTCTGACTGGTCTTTGGCCAATCAAACTCTCAAAAATCAGATCGTTCATGAAAAgcaccaaaaccaaaacaccTATCATATTTTGTGCCTTTTGTTTCCATGGTGAGGGAAGTCCAGTTTCCCGTAGGAAATTTGTGCTCTGTCCTATTTTGACTCTTCAGCATGACACAGTTTGATCACTGGACAGCTCCTGTTGCCATGGATCATTTGACAAGATAAAAATGATGCCTCCTGAGCAACTCTCACCCgccacatacagtatatcacaCATGTTCTCCACTTCTACAGAATCAACTAAAATATTGCAGCAATGGCCCAATAACATTAGTGAATCCCACCCTACACTAAGCTGTCTACGCTGTTGATTTGTTTGTGATGCGCGAAACTGACGGCTTATTCTACTTTCTGACTATTTTGGctaatatttacttaaacaCCTTTAGGCTCTCAGTAAGCATTGAAAGTTCATTTCTTGACATGGAGTTGATGTCCATATAAAACATGccaaaactgtattttcaatATACATTAGCCATCCACATTTAGTTTAgcacaatttttaaatttaatataatttagaTAAACTTTAAAGGGGTATCCTTTGCATAAATTAAGATATTATTGCGGTTCTGGAATTTTCTGCTAAGTCtattactaataaaaatctgcagcacatttttttgtattttaagtgtCATGGAATAAAAATATCAGATAAAGCAAAATTGTAATTGCCAGTTCAGACCTAATAGGAAACTGGAAATTGGTGTTAGTAAGCAAAagcctgattggtgcatctctacagCTTATTGTGTcattgattggtgcatctctacagCTTATTGTGTCATTGCAAATGAATTCACATGTCCTTTTGAAGTGTCAGCAGTTCTTTACGTTCTTTTACCAAATGACTAATATATGCACTGAGTGATCTAACCTTCTTCACAAATGctgttattttctttcagaatgaCTGCGAAGTCAGAGAAAGGTTATGATCGCTGTGATTATATCATCTGCAGTCAGTGTGTTAGACCACCTCATCAAATTGGTGCCCTTTAGTTGATGAAAGTGTAAACCCCTGAGGCGCTGAACCATGATATGACAATACCAGCTAATGCAGAAATACTGCTCCTGTTGCGCTGAAGCATTTCCTTCCAGTAACTCGTGCGATGTGTGTTTCTTCTTCCAAATGTCATTTCATCGCGTACTAggtgtgttgttttctttgtgtagCATCTGAAGTTTCCTTCACAGGGTGAATCAGTTGGTGTAAGACTCACACAGCAGCGCATGTATGCAAGTGAGGAAGTGCAAACAAGTGAAAGATCATTTCTTATATGTTTGATGAATGTTTCTACAATTAAATTATCACAGAAATGAGCTACATGCTTTGTCGtgtctgcagtttttgtttatggATTCGTTGACCATAAGTCTGACTCCAGCTTAAAACTAAAAGTGTAAAGGACAACCCATTTTCAGTTCACTGATAGTCAGTCCGCCataattttaatctaaattgtCCAAGTATTTCAAAGATGTTATATTACAAACACTCCAATCAGACTCCCATGGCCTTTGGGAGAGAAAAAGGCCCACCTTGGCACCAATGCTCTATAATACCTAACAGTTCACAGTGAATgcttttcatatatttattactTGTTTGACATAAAATCCACCTTGAGTTTTCtcaaaaatctatatttttgtttaatttgaccAAAACACGCAATAATATGTAAAGTCCCCGCAGAGTTTACCATTTATATTTGTGTAGGACAGCAATGAATTGTCTTGGCACTACTCTATTGCCTTGATAGTTACTGTATTGgtattttctaatttataaaTAACTGTGGATAATGGCATCtaccaaacacaaaaacatgattgtTATTGAGACTTGATGACTCAAAGATTGCTTAGTTTCTTTGCTTCtctaaagttattaaaaacacaagctTCTTTGTCAAGTCATATTTATAccccaaacaaacagaaagctATGGATTACAGATTAGAAGTTACTAGAAACATGGATCAACTTCAAAAAGTATAAATTTGGCTTCAGTTACATTTATCTAATCAAGTTATTTAGTTGTACCAATAATTGTGGCACAGgtgattttgttaaaatgactcAGTCAGTTACATATTtgtataatttcagatttttaacagCACTCTTTATTGTAGAGCCTTAGACTAAATTGATATTTTCTCCCAcattgtcactttaaattagat
It encodes:
- the LOC116729000 gene encoding protein ILRUN-like is translated as MRTRPWFGVCYDKSRPRCKLVSQPPVSAPGLSVMEGMDLDLDQELMQKFSCMGTTDKDILISEFQRLLGFQLNPAGCAFFLDMTNWNLQAAIGAYYDFESPNFSAPCMSFVKDVTIGEGESVPPDTPFTKTWRIQNTGPESWPPGVSLKYVGGDQFGHVNMVMVRSLDPQEMTDVSVQMHSPVSPGMYQGQWRMCTATGLYYGDVIWVILSVEVGGLLGVTQQLSSFQAEFNTQPHRSLEGDYNPFASPQKSKCPNSNNNHVHSDSSSSVTEEHLQGSPHPLQQGQNGLSHGSVDIVANRLQSSLSVVPCNQIQEPSPFGHS